Proteins from a single region of Aerococcus viridans:
- a CDS encoding CpsD/CapB family tyrosine-protein kinase: MFKNKRKHFDKMNAEQRLGASLITVTQPNDAISESFRQIRTNIQFSMVDHDFKSIMFTSSGVWEGKSTVTANTAAVMAQQGLRVLLVDADLRKPTVAKTFNINTTVGLTSLLTDRDANIMDTVNYVADANIYILAAGPVPPNPSELLGSNRMAELIGELEEMFDLVIFDTPPILAVTDAQVVATRVDGVIVVVRSGIANKNEVRKTKDLLDVVNANVIGAVYNGEDANKLGYGYGYGYGYGYGQSETSK; this comes from the coding sequence TTGTTTAAGAATAAAAGAAAACATTTTGACAAGATGAATGCAGAACAACGCCTAGGCGCTAGTTTAATTACTGTTACGCAACCAAATGACGCCATTTCTGAATCTTTCCGTCAAATCCGTACAAATATCCAATTCTCAATGGTTGACCATGATTTTAAATCAATCATGTTCACATCATCTGGTGTTTGGGAAGGTAAATCAACTGTTACAGCTAACACTGCTGCTGTAATGGCGCAACAAGGCTTGCGTGTCTTATTAGTAGACGCTGATTTACGTAAACCAACAGTAGCTAAAACATTCAATATCAACACAACTGTTGGTTTGACAAGTTTACTAACAGACCGTGATGCAAACATCATGGATACTGTAAACTATGTTGCGGATGCAAATATTTACATTTTAGCAGCTGGTCCAGTTCCACCAAACCCGTCTGAACTATTGGGTTCAAACCGTATGGCTGAATTAATCGGCGAATTAGAAGAAATGTTTGACTTAGTTATTTTTGATACACCACCAATTCTAGCTGTTACCGATGCACAAGTTGTTGCAACGCGTGTAGATGGCGTGATTGTGGTTGTGCGTTCAGGAATTGCTAACAAAAACGAAGTACGCAAAACAAAAGATTTATTGGACGTGGTAAATGCCAACGTCATTGGTGCCGTATATAACGGTGAAGATGCCAATAAATTAGGCTACGGTTATGGTTATGGCTACGGTTATGGCTATGGTCAAAGCGAAACAAGCAAATAA
- a CDS encoding glutamate-5-semialdehyde dehydrogenase has product MIDAQGLVNLGKAAKLASRELGKLPSQQKNAALLAMAKSLRDNQAAILAANQADIENTREAGRRPESFIERMTLTESRIDNMAAGFEKVANLPDIIGQTDEMWFTEDGIEIGKKRVPLGVIGIIFESRPNVTADATALTFKAGNAVILRGGSETIQSNLAIIEAIKAGLSKAGVTTDAVNLIDNPDRALATQFMQMNQYLDVLIPRGGAALIQNVVKNATVPTIETGIGNDHLYVHEAADLDKALAILKNGKLQRVSVCNALENLLVDEKVAESFLPQIVESFKADKVVVHGDQRTQEILQGKIDILPVNEEDYATEFLAYEIAIKVTSGYDEAVEHIQTYSSAHTEVIVTQDYSVARQFVDDIDAAAVVVNASSRFTDGDKFGFGGEIGISTQKLHARGPMGIEALTTYKYVIYGDGQIRL; this is encoded by the coding sequence ATGATTGATGCACAAGGTTTAGTGAATCTTGGTAAAGCGGCAAAGTTAGCATCACGGGAATTAGGCAAGTTGCCAAGCCAACAAAAAAATGCGGCTTTACTAGCAATGGCCAAGTCTTTACGGGATAACCAAGCGGCTATTTTAGCGGCTAACCAGGCCGATATTGAAAATACACGAGAGGCTGGTCGACGCCCCGAAAGCTTTATTGAGCGCATGACCTTAACTGAAAGCCGGATTGACAATATGGCCGCTGGTTTTGAAAAGGTGGCGAATTTGCCGGATATCATCGGGCAAACGGATGAAATGTGGTTTACTGAAGATGGCATTGAGATTGGGAAGAAACGTGTACCACTTGGGGTTATCGGGATTATTTTCGAATCACGTCCAAATGTAACAGCTGATGCTACTGCTCTAACCTTTAAAGCGGGTAATGCCGTGATTTTGCGTGGGGGTAGCGAGACTATTCAATCCAATTTAGCCATTATTGAAGCCATTAAAGCTGGTTTATCAAAAGCTGGCGTGACAACAGATGCGGTCAACTTGATCGACAATCCTGACCGGGCTTTAGCGACCCAATTTATGCAGATGAACCAATACTTGGATGTGTTAATTCCACGTGGTGGTGCAGCCTTAATTCAAAATGTCGTGAAGAACGCAACTGTGCCAACTATTGAAACCGGTATTGGAAACGACCACCTGTACGTACACGAAGCGGCTGATTTAGACAAGGCTTTAGCCATTTTGAAAAATGGGAAGCTGCAGCGGGTTTCAGTATGTAATGCTTTAGAAAACCTACTCGTCGACGAAAAAGTCGCGGAATCCTTCTTGCCACAAATCGTTGAATCCTTTAAGGCGGACAAGGTTGTGGTGCACGGGGACCAAAGAACGCAGGAAATCTTGCAAGGAAAGATCGACATCTTACCTGTCAATGAGGAAGATTATGCGACGGAGTTCTTAGCTTATGAAATTGCGATCAAAGTGACTTCTGGCTATGATGAAGCGGTTGAACATATCCAAACTTATTCATCTGCCCACACAGAAGTGATTGTAACCCAAGACTACTCGGTAGCCCGTCAATTCGTGGATGATATTGATGCTGCTGCGGTGGTTGTCAATGCCTCATCTCGCTTTACAGATGGCGATAAATTTGGATTCGGTGGGGAAATTGGAATTTCAACGCAGAAATTGCATGCCCGTGGACCAATGGGGATTGAAGCTTTAACGACTTATAAATACGTGATTTATGGGGACGGACAAATCCGTCTGTAA
- a CDS encoding tyrosine-protein phosphatase, with protein sequence MIDIHNHILPGVDDGAKDIEMSIEMANVAVQEGITHILATPHHRNSEFVNERIKVEEAVGQLQVELDRRGIDLVVFPGQEVRLHGELLDHIDQAEILFTDLDDHYILIEFPSHEVPHYAEQVFFDLLSRNIRPIIVHPERNQRIIEKPEVLKRFVEMGCYAQLTAASYLGEFGSGVEETSRLLIEENLVHMLASDAHRPHGPRGFNMEAAFNKMQVEYGTSIVFDFKANAKSLVNGDPMITNFVLDQPKRKKKFFGLF encoded by the coding sequence ATGATAGATATCCATAATCATATATTACCTGGGGTGGATGATGGTGCTAAAGATATTGAAATGTCAATAGAGATGGCGAATGTCGCTGTCCAAGAAGGGATTACCCATATTTTAGCCACACCTCACCACCGTAATTCAGAATTCGTTAATGAACGTATTAAGGTTGAAGAGGCGGTTGGTCAATTACAAGTAGAGTTGGACCGTAGAGGCATTGATTTGGTTGTATTCCCAGGACAAGAAGTAAGACTTCATGGTGAATTATTGGACCATATTGACCAAGCTGAAATTTTATTTACAGATTTAGATGACCATTATATTTTAATTGAATTTCCAAGCCATGAAGTACCGCATTATGCAGAACAAGTTTTCTTTGATCTGTTATCCCGTAATATTCGTCCTATCATCGTTCATCCGGAACGAAATCAAAGGATTATTGAAAAACCAGAAGTATTAAAACGTTTTGTGGAGATGGGTTGTTACGCACAGTTAACAGCAGCTTCATATTTAGGGGAGTTTGGTTCTGGTGTTGAAGAAACGAGTCGTTTGTTGATTGAAGAAAATCTTGTCCATATGCTGGCTTCAGATGCCCACCGTCCACATGGACCTAGGGGCTTTAATATGGAGGCAGCCTTCAATAAAATGCAGGTTGAGTATGGGACTAGTATCGTGTTTGATTTTAAAGCCAATGCTAAAAGTTTGGTGAATGGGGATCCAATGATCACCAATTTTGTTTTAGACCAACCAAAACGTAAGAAGAAATTCTTCGGTCTCTTTTAG
- a CDS encoding polysaccharide biosynthesis protein: MNFSKYQKYSILAIADFVSILVAGFTAYLLLEMYVGLTVSMTAGLSIIYFIAYILASLATKNYNLIIRYMSFKGASDLLITHFIASILTLASAAIIYRSFSIRLVFLLTVFAIGLTFVSRALWRFAMDRRNNVPNGEGVFEPTLLVGAGRGGNTFLKQFKNDGAYRFVGFVDDDKDLLHKKMDNLSILGCVDDIPDIIEQYHLQNIIITAPTLPSEKIEQILDWGIEYDVDVRQMPSVEKTLLGYQMDTVSGPQEIEISDLLGRDEVELDDSDAFRQISGKDILVTGAGGSIGSEICRQVAKFAPKTIYLLGHGENSIYLINQEFAQKDLPNTRIIPIIADVQDKEHIEQIMQTYKPDIVYHAAAHKHVPLMEANPTEAVKNNVYGTMNVANAAKKANVDVFVMVSTDKANNPPNVMGASKRIAEMLVTGMDKISPHTKFAAVRFGNVLGSRGSVIPVFKKQIEKGGPVTVTDFRMRRYFMTIPEASRLVIQAGAKAQGGELFILDMGKDVLILDLAKKMIKLSGFTEKEIPIVESGIRPGEKLYEELLLTDETTGQKVDDKIFVGKIKSRPVEEIYEFVETLDLTAVDDDSLNKKLVEFVHRDAKTSDNG, encoded by the coding sequence ATGAATTTTTCTAAATATCAAAAATATTCGATACTAGCGATTGCTGATTTTGTATCAATATTAGTCGCTGGTTTTACGGCATATTTATTACTTGAGATGTATGTAGGTTTAACCGTGTCAATGACGGCAGGCTTGTCTATTATATATTTCATCGCCTATATACTAGCTAGTTTAGCAACCAAAAACTACAATCTGATTATCCGCTATATGAGTTTCAAAGGGGCATCGGATTTACTAATTACCCATTTTATTGCGTCAATTTTAACTTTAGCGTCTGCAGCTATCATTTATAGAAGTTTTTCCATTCGTTTAGTATTTTTATTAACTGTATTCGCCATTGGGTTAACATTTGTGTCACGTGCGTTATGGCGATTTGCAATGGATCGTAGAAATAACGTACCGAATGGTGAAGGCGTCTTTGAACCGACATTGCTTGTTGGTGCTGGTCGAGGAGGGAATACCTTCCTTAAACAATTTAAAAATGATGGGGCTTATCGCTTTGTTGGGTTTGTGGATGACGATAAAGATCTTCTACATAAGAAGATGGATAATTTAAGTATTCTAGGTTGTGTGGATGATATTCCAGATATTATTGAACAATACCATTTACAAAATATCATTATTACTGCACCAACTTTGCCAAGTGAAAAAATTGAACAAATTTTAGATTGGGGTATTGAATACGATGTAGACGTTCGTCAGATGCCTTCAGTTGAAAAAACACTTTTAGGCTATCAAATGGATACAGTATCTGGTCCTCAAGAAATTGAAATTTCTGACCTGTTGGGTCGTGACGAAGTGGAATTAGACGATTCAGATGCCTTCCGTCAAATCTCTGGTAAAGACATCTTAGTTACAGGTGCCGGTGGTTCAATTGGTTCTGAAATATGTCGTCAGGTAGCTAAATTCGCACCAAAAACGATTTATCTTTTAGGGCACGGAGAAAACTCAATCTACTTGATCAATCAAGAGTTTGCTCAAAAAGACTTACCAAATACCCGGATTATTCCAATCATTGCGGACGTTCAAGATAAAGAACATATTGAACAAATCATGCAAACCTACAAACCAGATATCGTTTACCATGCAGCAGCGCATAAACATGTGCCGTTAATGGAAGCTAATCCAACTGAAGCAGTAAAGAATAACGTTTACGGCACAATGAATGTTGCCAATGCTGCCAAAAAAGCGAATGTAGATGTCTTTGTTATGGTATCTACAGATAAAGCGAATAATCCACCAAATGTGATGGGCGCTTCTAAAAGAATTGCAGAGATGCTAGTTACTGGTATGGATAAAATTTCGCCCCACACTAAATTTGCTGCTGTACGTTTTGGTAATGTACTAGGTTCGCGTGGTTCCGTTATTCCTGTATTCAAAAAGCAAATTGAAAAAGGTGGCCCAGTTACAGTTACAGACTTTAGAATGCGTCGTTACTTTATGACGATTCCTGAAGCTAGTCGCTTGGTTATCCAAGCAGGTGCCAAGGCACAGGGTGGTGAATTATTTATCTTAGATATGGGTAAAGATGTATTGATTCTGGACCTTGCTAAGAAAATGATTAAATTATCAGGCTTCACTGAAAAAGAAATTCCGATTGTTGAAAGTGGTATTCGTCCTGGTGAGAAATTATATGAAGAATTACTATTAACGGATGAAACAACTGGACAAAAAGTTGATGATAAAATTTTTGTTGGAAAAATTAAGAGTCGACCGGTTGAAGAAATCTATGAATTTGTTGAAACATTAGATTTAACTGCGGTAGATGATGATAGTTTAAATAAAAAATTAGTTGAATTTGTCCATCGTGATGCAAAGACATCTGATAATGGATAA
- a CDS encoding LLM class flavin-dependent oxidoreductase, translating to MTTIKEKFGFKPNEGLQFGLYSLGDYALNPHTNQGVGEQKRIQELIETAQHAEQAGLDIFALGESHQEHFVSQAHAVILGAIAQATSKIKLSSSSTVVSTSDPVRIYENFATLDLISDGRVELVGGRASRIGLFELLGYELRDYEELFEEKFELLNYINQQVEKGEKITWEGQFRHRLNQAEIFPKPKNHFIPIWRGVGGSPASAVKAGRAGIPMVLTTLAGPAMAFYPAVEAYREELANLGIDPTTYPLTTASPMYIAPTGQEALAEFYPHVKSSFLHSNGSIFPKQQFAQSRSVQDTMMAGSPETIVDKLLYQYEVYGMDRYIGQIDMGGVPIGKIKRTIDLLGEKVIPEVKKYTKKN from the coding sequence ATGACAACAATAAAAGAGAAGTTTGGATTTAAACCAAATGAAGGCTTGCAATTTGGCCTATATTCTTTAGGTGACTATGCCCTAAACCCACATACCAACCAAGGGGTAGGGGAACAAAAAAGAATTCAAGAATTAATCGAAACAGCTCAGCACGCTGAACAAGCAGGCTTAGATATTTTTGCCCTTGGTGAATCTCACCAAGAACACTTTGTCTCTCAAGCCCATGCAGTCATTTTAGGGGCCATTGCTCAAGCGACGAGTAAGATTAAATTATCCTCTTCATCAACTGTTGTATCGACATCTGACCCGGTTCGAATTTACGAAAACTTCGCTACTTTAGATTTAATTTCTGACGGACGGGTTGAATTAGTAGGTGGTCGTGCATCTCGAATTGGTTTATTTGAACTATTAGGTTATGAATTACGTGACTATGAAGAATTGTTCGAAGAAAAATTTGAGTTATTGAATTACATCAACCAGCAAGTTGAAAAGGGTGAAAAAATCACTTGGGAAGGGCAATTCCGCCACCGTTTAAACCAAGCAGAAATTTTCCCTAAACCAAAAAATCACTTTATTCCAATTTGGCGGGGTGTAGGTGGATCACCAGCTTCTGCAGTGAAAGCAGGACGTGCGGGTATTCCTATGGTTCTCACTACACTAGCTGGGCCGGCTATGGCTTTTTATCCGGCTGTAGAGGCCTATCGTGAAGAATTAGCCAACCTAGGTATAGACCCAACAACCTATCCTTTAACGACAGCTAGCCCTATGTATATTGCCCCTACAGGTCAAGAAGCTTTGGCGGAATTCTACCCCCATGTAAAATCATCATTCTTACATTCAAACGGCTCAATTTTCCCTAAACAACAATTCGCTCAATCAAGATCTGTTCAAGATACGATGATGGCGGGCAGTCCAGAAACGATTGTTGATAAATTGCTTTACCAATATGAAGTTTATGGTATGGACCGGTATATCGGCCAAATTGATATGGGTGGGGTGCCTATTGGTAAAATCAAACGAACCATTGATTTACTAGGTGAAAAGGTCATTCCTGAAGTGAAGAAATATACTAAGAAAAACTAG
- a CDS encoding YveK family protein → MNDTQEISLIEILNILTANIWKIISTTIIGIVLAALVTFFLMSPKYTSTTDIVVNNTATATTENTITQAGLQANLTLLNTYQSLVSRPLVLDPAIANVPEAEGMTASELAENVTVSMDSDSLLFTISVENESPYVAANLANAIAVSFSEVVQQVLQVENVSIVTPAEPGQSPTSPNVILNIIIGALLGLIVGVVWQLVNAMLDNSVKSSDIIEELGWTLLGTIPQMDKSKVEDTRFKGNAVKDGSRNRRRV, encoded by the coding sequence ATGAACGACACCCAAGAAATCTCTTTAATTGAGATACTGAATATTCTTACTGCGAATATTTGGAAGATTATTTCAACCACTATCATTGGGATTGTATTAGCAGCCTTAGTGACATTTTTCTTAATGTCACCAAAATATACATCTACAACTGATATTGTTGTAAATAATACTGCTACCGCTACTACAGAAAATACAATCACACAAGCAGGCTTACAAGCAAACTTGACGCTTTTAAATACTTACCAATCATTGGTTAGTCGGCCATTGGTTTTAGATCCTGCCATTGCAAATGTACCTGAAGCAGAAGGCATGACGGCTAGTGAATTAGCAGAAAACGTGACAGTTTCTATGGATTCCGATTCATTACTATTTACCATTTCTGTAGAAAATGAATCACCGTATGTTGCTGCTAACTTAGCCAACGCAATTGCTGTATCTTTCTCTGAAGTTGTACAACAAGTATTACAAGTTGAGAATGTTTCAATTGTGACACCTGCGGAGCCTGGTCAATCGCCAACTTCACCAAATGTCATTTTAAATATCATTATTGGTGCATTGTTAGGATTAATTGTCGGTGTTGTATGGCAATTAGTCAATGCAATGTTAGATAATTCAGTTAAGAGCAGTGATATCATTGAAGAGCTTGGTTGGACTTTATTAGGAACTATTCCACAAATGGATAAAAGTAAAGTTGAAGATACGCGCTTCAAAGGTAATGCAGTCAAAGATGGTTCTAGAAACCGTCGTCGTGTCTAG
- a CDS encoding PPC domain-containing DNA-binding protein, which translates to MDYRRFGDVLVVRLDRGEEIIATLAELAKREKISLATVQGIGACDQVKYSLYNVAERSYSPNELSEELELTSLTGNMSIMDGEQYNHLHATFGRADGSVVGGHLNEAIISGTGEIFVHMISGEVERSKDEAETGLNLFDFNK; encoded by the coding sequence ATGGATTATAGACGATTTGGTGATGTGTTAGTTGTACGACTTGATAGAGGCGAAGAAATTATTGCTACTTTGGCAGAATTAGCTAAGCGTGAGAAAATCTCTTTAGCAACTGTTCAAGGGATTGGCGCTTGTGACCAGGTGAAATACAGCCTATACAATGTGGCAGAGCGTTCATACAGCCCTAACGAACTAAGTGAAGAGTTAGAGTTAACTTCATTGACCGGCAATATGTCGATAATGGACGGCGAACAATATAACCACCTACATGCTACATTTGGCCGTGCAGATGGGTCAGTAGTTGGTGGTCACTTGAACGAAGCCATTATTTCAGGTACGGGTGAAATTTTTGTCCATATGATTTCTGGTGAGGTGGAACGATCGAAAGACGAAGCAGAAACCGGTTTGAATTTGTTCGATTTCAATAAATAA
- a CDS encoding NUDIX hydrolase, producing the protein MLSTLIYLENDLDQYLMLHRTKKANDVNHGKWIGLGGKFEQGESPMECLEREVKEEASQNLKSAVFRGVVTFIYADQEPMYIFLYTGQLENNEVGETREGDLAWVDKDKIFDLTLWAGDRIFLKELIQTTALIDIKLVYDENDVLKLVEKR; encoded by the coding sequence ATGTTATCAACACTTATTTACTTGGAAAATGACTTAGACCAATACTTGATGCTCCACCGGACGAAAAAAGCCAACGACGTCAACCACGGGAAATGGATTGGGCTTGGCGGTAAATTTGAACAAGGTGAATCACCTATGGAATGTTTGGAAAGAGAAGTCAAGGAAGAGGCTAGCCAAAACTTGAAATCAGCCGTTTTTCGAGGGGTAGTCACTTTTATCTACGCTGACCAAGAACCCATGTATATTTTCTTATATACGGGTCAATTAGAAAATAATGAAGTTGGGGAAACTCGAGAAGGGGACTTAGCCTGGGTAGACAAGGATAAGATTTTTGACCTAACCCTTTGGGCAGGCGACCGTATTTTTCTTAAAGAATTAATCCAAACCACCGCTCTGATAGATATTAAATTAGTATATGATGAAAATGATGTTTTAAAATTGGTTGAGAAGCGGTAG
- the proB gene encoding glutamate 5-kinase — MNREGILSAERIVVKIGTHSLLNDQNQINYNRIDRLALALSTLIQEGKEVILVTSGAIGVGSVKMGLTSRPTDMASQQATAAVGQVALMNLYSRSFNYYSQFIGQILLTRDIIDFPDSYNNYKNAMNALLGQKILPIINENDAVAVDELDHQTRFGDNDTLSALVASTMDADLLIFLTDVDGFYDDNPKRNPDAVRFDVLHEVTDDLIDMAKGDVSAFSTGGMETKLTAANESLKSGQMTVIMSSEDPMQILDLVKGESIGTLFIPK, encoded by the coding sequence TGGGACACATTCTCTTTTGAATGATCAAAATCAAATTAATTATAACCGGATTGACCGCCTAGCTTTGGCCCTTTCTACCTTAATTCAAGAAGGTAAAGAAGTAATTCTTGTAACCTCGGGTGCGATTGGTGTTGGTTCTGTCAAAATGGGCTTAACTAGCCGACCTACCGATATGGCATCACAGCAAGCGACTGCCGCTGTTGGACAAGTAGCTTTGATGAATTTATATAGTCGGTCATTTAACTACTACAGCCAATTTATCGGGCAAATCTTGTTAACACGGGATATTATCGACTTCCCGGATTCTTACAACAACTACAAAAATGCCATGAATGCCTTACTAGGTCAAAAAATCTTACCGATTATCAATGAAAACGATGCGGTAGCAGTTGATGAACTGGACCATCAAACCCGTTTTGGTGACAACGATACCCTATCTGCTTTAGTTGCTTCGACGATGGACGCGGATTTGTTGATATTTCTAACAGATGTAGACGGCTTTTATGATGACAATCCGAAGCGAAATCCTGATGCGGTTCGCTTTGATGTCTTGCATGAGGTGACTGACGATTTAATAGATATGGCTAAGGGTGATGTTTCGGCTTTTTCAACTGGTGGAATGGAAACGAAATTAACAGCTGCTAATGAATCTTTAAAATCCGGACAAATGACGGTGATTATGTCATCTGAAGATCCTATGCAGATTTTAGACTTAGTTAAGGGCGAATCAATTGGGACACTTTTCATACCAAAATAA
- a CDS encoding asparaginase, whose protein sequence is MTKRVLFILTGGTISAQDSDHGLVAGTINQELTEILASSGLDFTYDAVNLLSIDSTNMQPENWLHMAQVIQDQYEAYDGFIVVHGTDTMAYGAAALSYLVQNSAKPIVFTGSQVPLSKIGNDGVKNILDAVTYAISDQAYAVSIVFHGEVLLGTRSRKVRSRSYQAFQTIDFANRAVVRSQRVLPILNQSNDLGPVEFYNRLNPRVGLIKLTPGLPAQVIEAYCQMVDVIIIEGFGIGGIPQLSALDYAGQIWAAVKQGKYVILTTQVPMEGSDYEVYAVGQSILGEKHIIETANITSEALVMKAMWALGNSEDFDHFKAMIQRPIDYDYLK, encoded by the coding sequence ATGACCAAGCGCGTTTTATTTATACTAACTGGTGGGACCATTTCGGCACAAGATTCTGACCACGGGCTCGTTGCCGGGACCATCAACCAAGAACTAACTGAAATCCTAGCGTCTTCTGGATTAGACTTTACTTATGATGCAGTCAATCTATTGTCTATCGATTCAACCAATATGCAGCCGGAAAATTGGCTTCATATGGCCCAAGTGATCCAGGACCAATATGAGGCTTATGATGGCTTTATTGTGGTGCATGGGACAGATACCATGGCTTACGGGGCTGCTGCCCTATCTTACCTGGTTCAAAATAGCGCCAAACCAATTGTCTTTACTGGGTCACAAGTGCCCCTATCAAAAATTGGCAACGATGGCGTGAAAAATATCCTAGATGCTGTAACCTACGCTATTTCTGACCAGGCTTACGCTGTATCGATTGTATTCCATGGGGAAGTCTTGCTGGGCACCCGGTCGCGCAAAGTCCGGTCGCGGTCTTATCAAGCCTTTCAAACCATCGATTTCGCCAACCGGGCAGTTGTCCGTTCACAAAGGGTTTTACCTATTTTAAATCAATCTAATGATTTAGGGCCAGTTGAATTCTACAACCGATTGAATCCGCGCGTGGGCTTGATTAAATTAACGCCCGGCCTTCCTGCTCAAGTCATTGAAGCCTATTGTCAAATGGTGGATGTGATCATTATTGAAGGTTTTGGGATTGGTGGGATTCCGCAATTGAGTGCTCTTGATTATGCAGGGCAAATTTGGGCAGCCGTTAAACAAGGCAAATATGTGATTTTAACCACACAGGTCCCAATGGAAGGGTCTGATTATGAAGTTTATGCAGTTGGCCAGTCTATTTTAGGAGAAAAGCATATTATTGAAACAGCCAATATTACCAGCGAAGCCCTAGTTATGAAGGCTATGTGGGCGCTTGGGAATTCGGAAGATTTTGACCATTTCAAAGCTATGATTCAAAGACCTATTGATTATGACTATCTGAAATAA